Proteins encoded within one genomic window of Candidatus Limnocylindrales bacterium:
- a CDS encoding hemerythrin domain-containing protein gives MPTQKNRTDAIALLKDDHRKVRALLDKLEKTTERASDTREELLARIEQEIKIHTTIEEEIFYPAYKAAVTRKEDAKLYQEALEEHHVADFVLTEIKASDVESEVFSAKAKVLKEVVEHHAREEETEMFSRARRAMEASELLELGTQMLERKRELEAQNEGWLPAAGKMLAAAASRVTAGIGKSRPQSVAARGAASKKRTARPAAGRSRAKTAKTGKTSGAKSAKARKK, from the coding sequence ATGCCCACACAAAAAAACCGGACTGACGCAATTGCGTTACTGAAAGACGATCACAGGAAAGTGCGCGCGCTCCTCGACAAGCTCGAGAAGACCACCGAGCGCGCAAGCGATACGCGCGAGGAGCTGCTCGCTCGAATCGAGCAGGAGATCAAGATCCATACCACCATCGAGGAGGAGATCTTCTATCCGGCGTACAAAGCTGCAGTGACGAGAAAGGAAGACGCCAAGCTCTATCAGGAAGCGCTCGAGGAGCACCACGTTGCCGACTTCGTGCTGACCGAGATCAAAGCCAGCGACGTGGAGTCGGAGGTTTTCTCTGCAAAGGCGAAGGTGCTCAAGGAAGTCGTCGAGCATCACGCGCGCGAAGAAGAGACCGAAATGTTTTCGCGGGCGCGCCGCGCGATGGAGGCCAGCGAGCTCCTCGAGCTCGGCACACAGATGCTCGAGCGCAAGCGCGAGCTCGAAGCGCAGAACGAAGGCTGGCTTCCGGCCGCCGGCAAGATGCTGGCGGCGGCGGCGAGTCGCGTGACAGCCGGAATCGGAAAGTCGCGTCCGCAATCGGTAGCCGCGCGCGGAGCCGCATCGAAGAAACGCACCGCCAGGCCGGCCGCCGGGCGATCGCGGGCCAAGACGGCAAAGACCGGCAAGACTTCGGGCGCCAAGTCGGCCAAAGCGCGCAAGAAGTAA